The sequence TGTGCTTGTTCTCACTGGTGTTCTGACGAAACGATTTCTTCTCGCCCTTGGCAATGATACCAGCCACAAACAAAGGGATACCAGCAAAGGTGAGATCGTCCATCACCTTATAGGGTTTTACACCAGGGTTGGTACGCATCCACGTGAGCTGATATTTCTCGCTGCTACCCATCAAAGGCGACATGGGCAGTTCCAGTTCCTGACGATAGGCAGGGGCAGCCTGACAGTCGAGCTTCATCTCCATCTCAGGCGTCTGCAACTTCAACGGTTCCAGATTGATATCAAGATCAGCGGCTTTTGCTACGTTGCCCATAGCAAACATCATGAGTAATACAAAAAAAGTTTTCTTCACCGTTATAATTATTTAGATTAGAATGTTTACCTATTTATAATTGCAAAATTATGAAAAAATTGAGATAACCGGGTGGATTTCTGTTTTAATTTTTGTTAATTCTGCCAAAATTCCAAAAAATATCGTATCTTTGCAGACATAAAAGGGACGTTTTGTTATGAATGATTAAAAACTACGATTATGATGCATAAGTACGAAGAAGCGGTACGCTGCTTGTTATGCGAGGATGCTCCTTGCACCAAAGCGTGCGGTAAAGGTGACGTGGCCAGAGCCATCCGTGCCATCCGATTTGATAACGAAAAGAATGCCTGGCGCTGGGTAGCGGGTTGTACTGACGACGATCTGTTACGTGCCGAACAGGCGTGTATCCACTACGATCAACCTATCAGAATCAAGGAACTGCTGGCAGATTGCGCATCTGCCAAGGAACAGACGGTTGATGCCATGCAACAATCGCTGGGTATCACATTCTGCGGCATTGACTGCGAGAATCCATTCTTCTTAGCATCATCGGCCGTATGTACCAACTACGATATGGTGGCACGCGCCTTTGAGGCTGGTTGGGCAGGTGTGTTCTATAAGACCATCTGTAAGCAGGATATCCGTGAGGTATCGCCCCGTTTCGATGCAGTAAAGAAAGGCACTACCTTTGCGGGATTCCGTAACATGGAGCAGTTGTCGGAGAATCCCTATCAGGTAGATTTCGACATTCTGCGCCGATTGAAGCAGAACTACCCCACCAAGGTGGTAATTGCCTCGATTATGGGACAGTTTGAGGAGGAGTGGATAGAGCTGGCCAAGCTGGCCGAAGAGGCTGGCTGCGATGCAATAGAGTTGAACTTCTCGTGCCCACAGATGCGACTGGCAGGTATGGGTAGCGACATCGGTCAGGATCCGGAGTTGGTGAACTTCTACACCAGCTATGTAAAACGTAGCGTAAAGATTCCTGTGATACCCAAGATGACACCTAACATCACGCAGATGACCCGTCCGGCTATGGGGGCTTACTTTGCTGGTGCCGATGCCATCTCGGCTATCAACACCATCAAGAGTGTGACCATGTCGAAAGAGGCTGAGGTGAGCGGTAAGCAAACCCTATCGGGCTACAGCGGACAGGCTGTAAAGCCCATTGCCTTGCGCTTTATCCTGGAGATGAGTATGGATCCTGTGATTAACGGTACACATGGCAGAGCCATAGAACTGAGTGGTATAGGTGGTATTGAGACATGGCGCGATGCCGTGGATTTCATACAGTTAGGTTGTAGGAACGTACAGGTTTGTACCGCCGTGATGCAGTATGGCTATCGGATTATAGACGACCTGGTATCAGGTTTGCAGACCTACCTGACAGAACGAGGATTTGAGAAGTTAGACGACCTGGTAGGCGAACAGCTGCCCAACTTTGTGAGACCATCCGACCTGGATCGCGACACCATGGTATATCCCAAGGTGGACCATGAGCGCTGTATCGGTTGCGGGCGCTGTTATATCTCGTGTATGGATGGCGGACACCAGGCCATTGCGTTCGAGGAGCGCCAGCCACGCATCATAGGCACCAAGTGCGTAGGCTGTCACCTATGTCGACTGGTATGTCCCACTGGGGCCATCGGACTTACCAAACGTATTCCAAAAAAGAGATGAACAGAATAATCGTTATACTTTGTCTGTTGCTTGGTACTATAACCATGCAGGCACAAAACGCATTTGTAGGTCAGCATCGCTATAATGGTGAGCATAAAAACGAGATATCGGGCTATGCAATAGCAGGTAACAACGTGGTTGTTAGTGGCTATGGCGGTTTCGGTCTCTCGTATAAACGGCATTTGAATGATCGTTGGCATGTGGGGGCTGATGTTCAACAACAGTGGGGCAAGCAGCTCTACTCGAACGACGTGCAGGGTGGTTACCGGTTGCCCGTCTGGTGGGGTGATATCTATATAGATGGCAAACTGATGTACAACCGCTACAATCGCTGGAATGCCAACGAAACTATCGGGAACCTCTCTCTGACTTGGGAGATGCCGTATTTCTATCTGCGAGTAGGTGAATCGTATATTCATTGGAAAACCGGTGACTTCGGCTATACCGAACCACTGACTCTTACCTTCGGATTCGGAGCCATGATTCGTCCACGTACCAACTCATGGAATATTGGACTCTTTTTCCGTAACTACGACGATTTCTATTATGAGAACTGGAACATCAACTGGGGACTGAATTTTTACGGGAGACTGACCAAACAGATGTACTTATTTGGCGAACTCAATATCCGTCCCGCTGGCAGTATGAGTCAGTTGGCCAGTAAATACGAAACATCGGGAAAATTAGGACTTAAATACGCATGGTGACAATGAAGACTACACATTATATATTATTAGGAGCTGTACTGCTGGTGCTTTCGGCTTGCGACAAAGTGAGTCCGATTGGAGTATTGGTAAGTGGCACGGGTGTTGAGGATCGTGTTAAGATGTCGAATGCCTATTATCAGGGTCATAAGGGTGAAGGTAGTATGCTCAGTGGTTATGAAGGGGATGAATACACATTCTTAGTGGGTGCCGACAGTCATCTGACAACCGATGATGGTCGTATGCGCGAAATGCTACAGATTGCGCTCGACAACAACGATCTGCTGATAGCGCATCTGGGTGATATCGCCGATACCAAAGCAGAATACTACATCATACTTGAAGACCTGATAGATGAGTATCGAGAGAAATATGCGAAGAAATACTACGCCGAACAGTATTTGAACGATGAAAAATTCTCGCTTGATCAGGTGAGATATCCCTTTTATCCAGTGGTGGGCAATCATGATATCACACATAATGGATGGGCATTGTGGTCGAACATATTCCACTCATCGTTCTATGATGTCTATGTGCTGGTAAATCTCGATCCTCCTCAGTTAGATCATTTTATTTTCCTCGACTCGGCCAGTGGTACGTTGGGACGTGAACAGGTCAGACTATTAGAAGAAGGCGTATTGAATGATTATTATGATACAGGTGAGAAAATAATCCGTCATACCTTCGTATTCAGTCATACCAATATCTTCCGTCCGCGATCAGTAGAGTTCGCCTCTACCTTCCCGCGTGAGGAGATGTTCTTCCTGTTGAACAAGTTTAGTGAGTGGGAAACGGATATGGTATTCCTAGGGCATGTGCATAAATGGGACTATCAGAAAGTAGGCGATACCGAATACCTGACGCTCGACTCGATGTGTGAGGCCAACAATCCCCAACCTGGCGATTATCTGGTTCGTGTGCATGTGAAGAAAGACGGCACTATCAGTTGGGAGAAGGTTAGAATGAATTATACCAAAAAATAAAAAAAGGGCGCGCATCAACTGCGGGCCCTTTTGTTGTTAACTATTCGTTTAACATCTACTAACAAAGTTTTTAAAACCAACTACTAACTAAATTCGATTGCAAATATACAACATTGTATGACTGTTTGCAAGTATTTTAACAATATTTACCCGCAGAAATCAAAAAAGTACGCATCTTTGCAAAATGACGACTGCAAGTTATACAATTTTGCCTTAGGTATATGCGCATAAAAAATGTTAAAGTTTTAATTATCGTCCCGACTAATCGAAAAATATCGTATCTTTGCAGCGAGATTTTAAGACAATTTAAGCTATTATGCCAATTAAGAAATACATTCAGCCTGTTTATATACTTGCAATGTGCTTCGTGATTCTACTCACAAGCAGTTGCAAGCGCCAAGCAAATGCGACTGCCACAGTGGTTGCTCCTGATGATGCCAGTGGCTTTGTAACACTGACCGATGCTGTACCCGATGCCATCCTGGAGATACGTTACTTTGGTACCTACAACTTTGTGGGACAGCGTATTGATGGTTATCTGGAACCCACAGCCCTGCTCACCAAGCAAGCAGCAGACAGTCTGCGTGCAGTGAGCGACGACGTGAAGGCGCAGGGTTACCGACTAAAGATTTACGATGCTTATCGTCCACAAAAGGGTGTTGACCATTTTGTACGTTGGGCAGAGGATATACCTGATACACTGATGAAGCGCTACTTCTACCCCGACTTAGACAAGAGCGTACTGTTTGAGCAGGAGTATATCTATGAGAAGAGCGGACACACACGTGGCAGCACGGTTGATCTGACCCTGTTTGACATGAACACAGAGAAGGAACTCGACATGGGTGGCACCTTCGACTGGTTCGGACCAGAGAGTCATCCTGACTTCTGCGGTAATCCCGAAACAGGCGATTACACGGGTGACAACTCGAAGTCGCCCCAGGGCCGTAAGATTACCGAAAAACAGTTTAATAACCGCATGATACTGCGCAACGCCATGCTGGCACATGGTTTTAAACCACTCGACAGCGAATGGTGGCATTTTACACTTGAGAACGAACCATATCCTGATACCTATTTTACTTTTGAGGTGAAACAGCTAAAACAAAAATAAATAGGGAAGGAAAATCTAACGAATGAAAAAACGAAAGGGGGAGATGCTGTCGTCGCGACGGGGTCTCCCCCGAACTTATATAATAATACACGTATGATTGCCTCAACCACCCTTACATCGAGAGTGTTTCAGCAACAAAATCGCAGAAGGCTGGTCTTCAGACTTTCCTCCACTATCCGACGCCTTCTCGCTCAAAACGGGGCAATGGCCTATAGTCGGACAGCCATAATGGAGTTCACTGCTGCGGGACAGTCGGAGATTCTCACTCACATTCCCAATTAAGCACAGTTACGTGCACCTTCGCGGGTGATATTACGCAATATCACCAGTTATCCCTCGGCCGACGCTTCGGCTTCGGTATCTTGTGTCAGCAAATCGGCAATAGGCAGCTGACGGTCGATAGCCGTATGGAACGATATCAGCGTCTCACTGCTTGAAAGGCCGAGTGGCTGCAGCTTATCATGGATAATAGTAAGCAGATGGTGGTTATTGCGGGCATAGATCTTGATAAACATATCAAAGTTACCCGTGGTAAAGTGGCACTCCACCACCTCAGGAATCTGCTTCAGTTGTTCAAGTACCTCGTCGAACTTAGCGGGGTCTTTCAGGTTCAGACCAATAAAGGCACAGGTCTCGTAGCCCACGCTTTCGGGCTCAATCAGGTACTGGGTGCCCTTCAGTACACCCATGTTGTTCATCTTCTGGATGTGCTGGTGAATAGCAGCACCACTTACATTACAAGCACGAGCCACCTCCAGGAATGGAATACGGGCATCGGCGGCTATCAGACTCAGAATCTGCTTGTCGAGTTCGTCAATTTTTACCATAGCAGTAGTTATTTTTTGATTTCTGTTGCACTATAATTAATCTTCAAGGCATAGGCCTGTTGCAGCTGGCGTTTCACCTCGCTGACCAAACCCATGGGGGCCTTTTTATCAACACGCAGACTAACGGTGAGTCGCTGTTGATTCTCTTGAGAGAGCCCACTACGAATCTCTTCGATACGGGCTGGAATATCGCCTGGCTGTACGATGTCGTTGTTGAGCTGTACATGCCAAGCCTCACCTTTATGGCCGATATAGATGTTTACCACGGCCTGCTTATTGGCTAACTTCTGCACCTCGCTGCCCTGAGGCACCTGCAGGCGCACCTTTACCTCGTCGCTACGCATGTGGGTGACAATCATGAAGAAGAAGAGCACCGTAAAAATCAGGTCGGGCATCGAGGCCACATTGAGAGATGGCACACTGCGACGAGTCTGACTGAACTTGCTACGCATAGGTCTCATTGGGCACCTCCTTCCTGGGCTATCTGCCCTTCGCTGATACGTTGTGGATAGTACTCGTTGATCATCTCGCGCTGTTCGGCATTACAGGTCTCGTAGGTACAGCCATAGTGCTTCTGCGCATACTCTTGGCGCAGAGTATGATAGGCGCCCACAATGGCATCCTGCATACTGAAATAGGCCTCATAGGTGGTCTTGGCATCGGCTTCGATCTGCACTACATGACCAGTGCGGTTCACCATGGCCAACGTACGTACCTCGGCTGCCAGTTGTTGCAGTGTCACAGGTTTGCCATCACACGAGAGTTGGTTCTGTGCATCCAGCTTAACCTGCATCACATTGTTGCGATTGATATCCTTAGGTGTCTCGTGTTCCAATGGCGGTGGTGCCATCTGACGCATCAATCCCTTCTCCGTGTCCATCGATGAGGTCACGAGGAAGAAAATCAACAACATAAACGATATGTCGGCTGTTGATGTGGTGTTCAGCTCCGGAATTTGCTGACGATAGCGCTTACGAAACATCCGATAATCAATATAATAGAGGTATATATAAACATATCAGCGGCACGCAACCAGAAGCCATCGGTAAGCCACGTGCCATTAGTAAGGATGGGCTTGGTAGAACCTAAGGCAAAGGTAACCACCATGATGAGCACAAAGCCCACAGCCACCAGCCATCCAATGCGCCCTGCAGGCACACCGTTAACCACATCGCTGCCCTTACGACGGTTGCGCAAACCATGCCATACCGAATAGGCAGTTACACCTATGGCAGCAGCTAATATTATATACATCAGCCACAGCATCACATCGGCAATAGCAGGCGAAATAAAACTATTCATCACTATTCACTCTTCACTATTCACTCTTCACTCTTTGTCTTCCACTCAGCAATCAGGTCGAGCAGTGTAATGGCAGCTTCTTCCATCTGTGCGGTCAAACGTTCAATCTTTGAGAGGATGTAGCTGTAGAACAGCTGCAATACCAACGCTACTATAATACCAAAGATAGTGGTAATGAGCGCCACCTTCATACCCTGAGCCACGATGGTTGGACCGATATCGCCTACTTGCTGAATCTGGTCGAAGGCCATCACCATACCAATCACAGTGCCCAGGAATCCGAGCGATGGTGCCATGGCAATGAAGAGCTTAATCCACGAGCAACCTTTCTCAAGATTAGCAGTTTGCAGACCACCAAAGTTGGTGATGCTACGCTCGATGGCATCCATGGGCTGTTTGATATGCAGCAATCCCTGATAGCACACTGAGGCTACAGGACCACGGGTGTTACGACAGAGTGTTTTGGCACCCTCTACATCATTGGCCTTCAGGCGCTGTTCGATATCTGCCATCAGCTGATGACTCTTAATCTCGCTCAGTGTCAGATAGATAATACGCTCAATGCAGAATGCCAGACCCAGCACTAAGGCCAGGGCCACCAGCGACATGAAGGCTACGTTGCCATCAACAAACTTGGTCTTCAGCTGTTTGTGCAGACCACCACCCTCTTCAGCCTCATCGCCTGTAAGAGCTTCCAACTCACCATCCATCACGGTCATGGAGTCGGTAGCAGCCACAGAATCGGCAGGCACCACAGCAGCAGCGCTCTTAACACTATCAGCTGCAACTGCGGACTGAGCGAAACAGGTTTGCGAAAAACTAAGCAGACCTATCAGTGTAAATAGAAAAACCAATCGTTTCATATATATTTCTTAATCCGCGGAGAGAACAGGATTCGAACCTGCGAGCCGGTTTTGCCGGCTACACGCTTTCCAGGCGTGCCTCTTCAACCACTCGAGCACCTCTCCTTATTTCAAACATTTATATTTAATACTCTTCTACAATTCTCATTTGTTGCTGTCTCAACCTCTTCCTCGCTTACCTGATAGGCCTCGGCCAACTTCTTCAGCACGTAGGCCACAAAGGCGGGCTCGTTCCTCTCGCCACGCTTAGGCACAGGGGCCATATAAGGGGCGTCGGTCTCGAGTACCAATCGATTCAAAGGCACCACAGCAGGCAGCACCTCAGGCAGATGCGACTTCTTGAAGGTTGACACGCCACCAATGCCCAGCACAAACCTGTCGAACTGCAACAGTTCCTTGGCCTCGAGTTCATTACCCGTAAAGCAGTGGAACACGCCACCTGGCAACTGGTCCTTATAGCGTTTCAAGATGGCTACCATCTCGTTCTGGGCCTTGCGACAGTGAATCATCAGCGGCAACTGCAACTCAACCGACCATTTTACCTGCTCCTCGAAAGCTAACAGCTGCTCCTGCTCAAACTCACGACTCCAGTAAAAGTCCAGGCCCACCTCGCCAACAGCAATGGGTTTTACACCATCCTGCTGGAAGTAGGTTTTTATCTGATCCAGCACCTCCTGCCAGTCGGCCTTCACATCCTCGGGATGCAAGCCCAGCATGGGATAGCAGTAGTTGGGATAGCGCTTGCAAACGCTGATAACAGTATCGAGCGACTGCAGATTGATGCCTGGCACACCGATGGCTTGCACGCCAGCCTCGCGAGCACGTGCAATAACTTCGTCGATATCCTCAACGAACTCTTCACCATCAATATGACAATGCGTATCTATCATTAGCTCTGACGTTTCATCATTTCGGCAGCGTAAGCCTTGATCTCAGCCTTGCGCTCTTCGCTAGCGCTCACCTTTGTCAGGTAAACCAGACTCTCCTGGTAGTACTGCTCAATCTTCTGCTCACACAGCTTACGGATACCAATCTCGTTGTACAGGTTGGTTACTGCAGCCACCTTTTCGTTGCGGTCGAACTCCTTGGCCTCAACCCACTTGGTGAGCTCTTCACGCTGGGCAGGAGTAGCGCGGTTAAAGGCATTGATGAGCATATAGGTCTTCTTGTTCGAAGTGATGTCGCCACCAATATTCTTGCCAAACACAGCGGGATCGCCATACACATCCAGCAAATCGTCCTGCAACTGGAAGGCCAGACCTAACTTCTCGCCGAACTTATACATATTCTCGATATCCTCGGCTGGGGCATCAGCCATAATAGCACCCACCTTACAAGCACAGGCCAGCAGCACGCTGGTCTTCAGACGGATCATCTCAATATACTCATCCTCGGTAACATCGTTACGCTGTTCGAACTCTACATCCAACTGCTGTCCCTCACCAATCTCGAGTGTGGTCTGGATAAACACCTTGAATACAGCAGGTAGCTTAGCAGGATCGCAATCCTCTACACGCTCAAAAGCCTGAAGCAACATGGTATCGCCCGACAAGATAGCACGGTTGGCATCCCACTTCTTGTGTACAGTCTCATGTCCACGACGCATATCAGCGTGGTCCATCAGGTCGTCGTGCAGCAGAGTAAAGTTGTGGTAGGTCTCCAGTCCGAGGGCCTGAGACATAATGCTCAGTGGATCGTCTTTATAGAGATTGTACGCCAGCATGGTGAGTACTGGACGTACACGTTTTCCGCCGATAGACAGTACGTACTTAATGGGGTCGTACAACGAGGCAGGCTGGCGATCGTAAACCAGATTATCGAGGGCCTCATTCACTTTCTTCAGTAGATCTTCTGATTTATACATATCTTTTATAAATTAAATACA is a genomic window of Xylanibacter ruminicola 23 containing:
- the preA gene encoding NAD-dependent dihydropyrimidine dehydrogenase subunit PreA; its protein translation is MMHKYEEAVRCLLCEDAPCTKACGKGDVARAIRAIRFDNEKNAWRWVAGCTDDDLLRAEQACIHYDQPIRIKELLADCASAKEQTVDAMQQSLGITFCGIDCENPFFLASSAVCTNYDMVARAFEAGWAGVFYKTICKQDIREVSPRFDAVKKGTTFAGFRNMEQLSENPYQVDFDILRRLKQNYPTKVVIASIMGQFEEEWIELAKLAEEAGCDAIELNFSCPQMRLAGMGSDIGQDPELVNFYTSYVKRSVKIPVIPKMTPNITQMTRPAMGAYFAGADAISAINTIKSVTMSKEAEVSGKQTLSGYSGQAVKPIALRFILEMSMDPVINGTHGRAIELSGIGGIETWRDAVDFIQLGCRNVQVCTAVMQYGYRIIDDLVSGLQTYLTERGFEKLDDLVGEQLPNFVRPSDLDRDTMVYPKVDHERCIGCGRCYISCMDGGHQAIAFEERQPRIIGTKCVGCHLCRLVCPTGAIGLTKRIPKKR
- a CDS encoding metallophosphoesterase family protein, giving the protein MKTTHYILLGAVLLVLSACDKVSPIGVLVSGTGVEDRVKMSNAYYQGHKGEGSMLSGYEGDEYTFLVGADSHLTTDDGRMREMLQIALDNNDLLIAHLGDIADTKAEYYIILEDLIDEYREKYAKKYYAEQYLNDEKFSLDQVRYPFYPVVGNHDITHNGWALWSNIFHSSFYDVYVLVNLDPPQLDHFIFLDSASGTLGREQVRLLEEGVLNDYYDTGEKIIRHTFVFSHTNIFRPRSVEFASTFPREEMFFLLNKFSEWETDMVFLGHVHKWDYQKVGDTEYLTLDSMCEANNPQPGDYLVRVHVKKDGTISWEKVRMNYTKK
- a CDS encoding M15 family metallopeptidase, which codes for MPIKKYIQPVYILAMCFVILLTSSCKRQANATATVVAPDDASGFVTLTDAVPDAILEIRYFGTYNFVGQRIDGYLEPTALLTKQAADSLRAVSDDVKAQGYRLKIYDAYRPQKGVDHFVRWAEDIPDTLMKRYFYPDLDKSVLFEQEYIYEKSGHTRGSTVDLTLFDMNTEKELDMGGTFDWFGPESHPDFCGNPETGDYTGDNSKSPQGRKITEKQFNNRMILRNAMLAHGFKPLDSEWWHFTLENEPYPDTYFTFEVKQLKQK
- a CDS encoding Lrp/AsnC family transcriptional regulator, which translates into the protein MVKIDELDKQILSLIAADARIPFLEVARACNVSGAAIHQHIQKMNNMGVLKGTQYLIEPESVGYETCAFIGLNLKDPAKFDEVLEQLKQIPEVVECHFTTGNFDMFIKIYARNNHHLLTIIHDKLQPLGLSSSETLISFHTAIDRQLPIADLLTQDTEAEASAEG
- a CDS encoding ExbD/TolR family protein, with protein sequence MRSKFSQTRRSVPSLNVASMPDLIFTVLFFFMIVTHMRSDEVKVRLQVPQGSEVQKLANKQAVVNIYIGHKGEAWHVQLNNDIVQPGDIPARIEEIRSGLSQENQQRLTVSLRVDKKAPMGLVSEVKRQLQQAYALKINYSATEIKK
- a CDS encoding ExbD/TolR family protein produces the protein MFRKRYRQQIPELNTTSTADISFMLLIFFLVTSSMDTEKGLMRQMAPPPLEHETPKDINRNNVMQVKLDAQNQLSCDGKPVTLQQLAAEVRTLAMVNRTGHVVQIEADAKTTYEAYFSMQDAIVGAYHTLRQEYAQKHYGCTYETCNAEQREMINEYYPQRISEGQIAQEGGAQ
- a CDS encoding MotA/TolQ/ExbB proton channel family protein, producing MKRLVFLFTLIGLLSFSQTCFAQSAVAADSVKSAAAVVPADSVAATDSMTVMDGELEALTGDEAEEGGGLHKQLKTKFVDGNVAFMSLVALALVLGLAFCIERIIYLTLSEIKSHQLMADIEQRLKANDVEGAKTLCRNTRGPVASVCYQGLLHIKQPMDAIERSITNFGGLQTANLEKGCSWIKLFIAMAPSLGFLGTVIGMVMAFDQIQQVGDIGPTIVAQGMKVALITTIFGIIVALVLQLFYSYILSKIERLTAQMEEAAITLLDLIAEWKTKSEE
- a CDS encoding TatD family hydrolase, whose amino-acid sequence is MIDTHCHIDGEEFVEDIDEVIARAREAGVQAIGVPGINLQSLDTVISVCKRYPNYCYPMLGLHPEDVKADWQEVLDQIKTYFQQDGVKPIAVGEVGLDFYWSREFEQEQLLAFEEQVKWSVELQLPLMIHCRKAQNEMVAILKRYKDQLPGGVFHCFTGNELEAKELLQFDRFVLGIGGVSTFKKSHLPEVLPAVVPLNRLVLETDAPYMAPVPKRGERNEPAFVAYVLKKLAEAYQVSEEEVETATNENCRRVLNINV
- a CDS encoding polyprenyl synthetase family protein, translating into MYKSEDLLKKVNEALDNLVYDRQPASLYDPIKYVLSIGGKRVRPVLTMLAYNLYKDDPLSIMSQALGLETYHNFTLLHDDLMDHADMRRGHETVHKKWDANRAILSGDTMLLQAFERVEDCDPAKLPAVFKVFIQTTLEIGEGQQLDVEFEQRNDVTEDEYIEMIRLKTSVLLACACKVGAIMADAPAEDIENMYKFGEKLGLAFQLQDDLLDVYGDPAVFGKNIGGDITSNKKTYMLINAFNRATPAQREELTKWVEAKEFDRNEKVAAVTNLYNEIGIRKLCEQKIEQYYQESLVYLTKVSASEERKAEIKAYAAEMMKRQS